A DNA window from Engraulis encrasicolus isolate BLACKSEA-1 chromosome 3, IST_EnEncr_1.0, whole genome shotgun sequence contains the following coding sequences:
- the LOC134446425 gene encoding hereditary hemochromatosis protein homolog has product MAKTGSHSIWGLSTLIIGDTPFPEFSVVVMLDDIQLFYYDSDVGKLIDRTLQSKHGHEEQQDAKHIFGEQHQNMKERVFFFRHLLNSTHEHIQWMLTNIYSPTRIKTLKNHLNAQQNYMRRRAKPTNEEAFLKDRLSLGCDCNRETYSQINEFIVKVFDVSSTAVKPRVRLLQKRLPDSGGVRVTCLATGFYPRHINLTLLRDGQPVPDHQITGGELLPNGDETYQMRKSLEVSTEELQQHHYTCTAQHLSLDNKLDFGLEDEPEGPLVAMVPSTLVSLVLGVTGVTTGFILLRKRNRCTQTSSISTSSYTVASSTVQEDTTTGNAL; this is encoded by the exons ATGGCGAAAACAG GATCTCACTCGATCTGGGGTCTTTCAACACTCATCATCGGAGACACACCTTTCCCAGAATTCAGTGTGGTGGTCATGCTGGACGACATCCAGCTGTTTTACTATGACTCTGATGTGGGGAAGCTGATCGATAGAACATTGCAATCCAAACACGGCCACGAAGAGCAGCAGGACGCTAAACACATTTTTGGAGAGCAGCACCAAAACATGAAGGAAAGAGTTTTCTTCTTTAGACATCTACTCAACAGCACTCATG AACACATACAGTGGATGCTTACAAATATATACAGCCCCACCCGCATCAAAACGCTGAAAAATCACCTTAATGCACAACAAAATTATATGAGAAGAAGAGCTAAGCCAACT AATGAGGAGGCATTCCTGAAAGACAGGTTGTCTTTAGGCTGCGATTGTAATCGTGAAACATACTCCCAGATAAATGAATTTATAGTAAAGGTTTTTGACGTCTCATCCACTGCAGTGAAGCCCAGAGTTCGGCTCCTCCAGAAGAGACTCCCAGACTCTGGAGGGGTCAGAGTGACCTGCCTGGCCACTGGCTTCTACCCCCGTCACATCAACCTGACCCTGCTCAGAGACGGCCAGCCTGTGCCTGACCACCAGATCACTGGGGGGGAGCTGCTACCTAATGGAGATGAGACGTACCAGATGAGGAAGAGCCTGGAGGTCAGCACAGAGGAGCTACAGCAGCATCACTACACCTGCACAGCCCAACACCTCagcctggacaacaaactggattTTGGATTAG AGGATGAACCAGAAGGGCCTTTAGTGGCCATGGTGCCATCTACACTAGTGTCACTGGTGCTAGGTGTGACAGGAGTCACTACTGGATTCATTCTATTGAGAAAGAGAAACCGAT GTACGCAAACATCAAGTATATCAACCTCCTCCTATACAGTGGCCTCAA GCACCGTACAGGAAGACACAACAACAGGAAATGCTTTATAA